A single window of Oceanidesulfovibrio indonesiensis DNA harbors:
- a CDS encoding PilZ domain-containing protein: protein MATVLSFSKAYCQACGHERRVPAAMHGLEARCPHCKQTAKVLVGEPHERRGHDRHEVACSSVRLGPFLGELPLVDIGAGGVSFDASTSGFQFRAGDSLRMEIVHRETVLASDIDVVVVRVEGSRVACSVREDDPGSEALINACVYTMRFREHAAQLRQIA from the coding sequence ATGGCAACGGTTCTTTCGTTTTCCAAGGCGTACTGTCAGGCCTGCGGCCACGAACGCAGAGTCCCTGCGGCGATGCACGGACTGGAAGCGCGGTGCCCGCACTGCAAGCAAACAGCCAAGGTGCTTGTGGGCGAGCCTCATGAGCGGCGCGGCCACGACCGCCACGAGGTGGCCTGTTCCAGCGTGCGTCTCGGCCCGTTCCTCGGCGAGCTGCCGCTCGTCGATATCGGCGCGGGCGGCGTCTCCTTCGATGCCAGCACCAGCGGCTTTCAATTCCGCGCCGGCGACAGCCTGCGCATGGAGATCGTCCACCGCGAAACGGTTCTTGCCAGCGATATCGATGTCGTTGTCGTGCGGGTCGAGGGATCGCGTGTTGCGTGCAGCGTGCGCGAGGACGATCCCGGCTCCGAGGCGCTCATCAACGCGTGCGTCTACACTATGCGATTCCGCGAGCATGCCGCGCA